The following DNA comes from Peribacillus sp. FSL E2-0218.
CAGGATGGCCTGGCACACTTGGCAATGGCGATGATAAATCCGGGAGATTATGTGCTTGTGCCGGATCCGGGATATCCCATTTACGAAGCTAGTGTAAAGCTTGCCGGTGGAATCATACATCCGATGCCGCTTACAGCAGAGAATGAATTCCTGCCGCAGCTTAACGAAATCTCTGAGGAAATAGTGAAAAAAGCAAAGATGATGATCATTAGTTATCCCGGAAATCCAGTCACAGCCCTGGCTGATGAAAGCTTTTTCGCAGAAGTGATCGCGTTTGCGAAAAAGAACGATATACTGGTGGTTCATGATTTTGCCTATTCCGAATTGATTTTTGATGATCATCCCCAAATTAGCTTCATGTCGATCCCAGGTGCCAGAGAAGTGGGAATTGAATTCAATTCACTTTCGAAAACATTTAATATGGCCGGCTGCCGCATTGGATACGTAGTCGGCAATAGCGATGCGTTGAACATATTGGGAACATTGAAATCACATATTGATTATGGAGTTTTTTATCCTATCCAAAAAGCTGCCGCAAAGGCGCTTACTTCCAACTTTTCATTGCTATCCGATCAGGCTCGGGAATATGAAAGACGTCGGGATGCCTTGATAGCAGGTCTTGCAAAAGCTGGGTGGCATGTGCCGAAAACATCCGCCACCATGTTCATTTGGGCCCGGATTCCAGCAGGGTGGAAGTCTCGCGATTTTGCCTATGCCTTGATTGAAAAGGCAGGAGTTACCGTTGTCCCAGGAGATGCTTTTGGGAAACAGGGCGAGGGTTATGTGCGAATGGCTTTGGTCCAGCCACCCGAGCGATTGAAAGAAGCGGCAGAACGGATAGGACTGTTCCTGGAGAAAAATCGATTGTAGGGAACATATTGGATAAGCTTATGAGTATCATCGACCGGTGTGCTGGCGATCGCTCACTAGTACATTGATAAAGAAAGAACGTCAATCAACGATTGAACGTTCTTTTTTTGTTGCTAATAGTCACTTACTTTTCATCACTCGATTCGAAATGAAATAGGCCATTACAGCTGAGAGCGCAGACATTATCATGACAGGCAATTGCGGCTGTGAAACCATACCGGGAGAACCGGCGATAGGAGTTGCCCCTGAAAAATCAGGAGTATATGCAGCAGTTAGAATCAGTCCGGATATCACTTGTAATATCGTGAATAACAATAGGAAACTAATTGTAAAGAAAAGATACTTCTTCATATGTTTCACCTCCTCTATTACATACGGATGACTTCCATGGAAGTTCCTTTAATTTACATTTTGTTATTGAGCGCCTCATAAATGTCCAAGCTTATTTACATTAGGAAAGTATAAAATGCCTTATATAGAGTATCAAGGGCTTGAAGCTGTTACTTACTTATTGAAATGGGGGAATCTGTAGACAAAAGAGGCCGCATCCGATTATTAATATAGAGTGCAGTGCATTGGAACGGTCGGAGTCCCATTCAGCAAAACTGTGGGAAATGGCGTTTCCTTCCTTGTTTTCATGAAGGTTCTAGCGTTTTCCAACCCTACTTGGGGGATTAAGAGAGAGGGAATTTGAAAGAGATTAGAGCGATAGATTATATGATGCATTTCCCGAACGGAAAAAGGACAAGCCGCATACTATATAGCAAGTCCGGATGCTTAATGAAACGGGCTTAATATGATAGATAGGGGGGCATGGCAATGATCAACTGGAAAGTGCGCCTTAAGAATCCAACGTTTATATTCACGGTTCTCCTTCCTGGGCTTTTGTTATTGGTACAGATGGTTGCGGCGTTCATAAACAATTTCATTCACCCAATCGGCTTTACCATTAGTGATGATGCATTGAGCGGGGCTTTGGGCATCATCAACTTTATAGCCATTACATTCTTTGGGGTCGGCGGTGTGATCGATCATACCACTAAAGGGCTAAGTGATAGCGAGAATGCTCGAAGTTATGATGAACCTAAATAATGGTACTCCATTGAAGATATAGAAGGAACCAGATAACACCGTTCAGGTTACACACGGTAGTTATCTGGTTTTTGTGTTTTAAGATGCTGGAAACGAATTGTGGATGTTTTTGACATGAAAACGAAAAAGGCAACATACATTTAAAATCGTGGTTCATTTTCAGTTTGGGGAGGAAAAAGAATGAGTTATCGTTTACCAGTTTCAAAATGGCTCGGGGCCATCGTTTTACTTGTGGCTTTATTGGGGGCATTCGTATTAAGTCCTGCCAATGCTTCAGCGTCCATCAATTATGGTGATGAAGTTGCCGCGTTGGCAAAGAAGCATGTGGGAAGCTCTTATAAATATGGAGGGACGACACCAAAAGGGTTCGATGCGAGTGGTCTGACCCAGTATGTATATAAAAATGCCGCGACAGAATTGAAGATTCCGAGAACTAGCGTCGATCAATATAAAACGGGCAAAGTCATACAACAAAAAGATTTAAAAACAGGAGATTTGGTGTTTTATGCCACAGGTAAGAAAGGGCAGGTTAGTTTTGTGGGAATCTATTATGGAAATGGCACATTTATCGGGGCCACATCCAAAGGAGTCAAGGAAGTGAAAATGATAGATAAGTATTGGAAGGAAAAATATATCGGCGCAAAACGGGTCATTAAGTGACTATGTAACGTTTGAAGCACCATAAGGAAAAGGAGCCTCGAATTTTCGATGCTCCTTTTTCTATTCATTCAATGATAATATCGGTTAAGACAACATTGCCATTGCGAACTTTTATTACCGCCATCGAAGGACTAGTCAATGCACGCGACTCCATTTGCTTTGCTTTTTCCTCTGATGCGAAATAATTGTCCAGGCCGTATTTAATCTGGATGCTTGTTGCCTTTTTCAATTCATAAGGAATTTGCAATTCCCCTTTTAGGTACATTCCTTTGCTTGGTTTCTTTTTCGTTACGGAATCGACTTCATATAGTCCGCTGCCGTCTTGTTTCAAGCGTACATAGACCTTTTTATAATCTCCCATATTCCTTGCTTTGAACTCGGATTTGATCGAATCGGCAAGTTGGGAAGGCTGGACCGTTTCAATGTCATATTCGAGGGCTACATAGCTGCCCCTAAACAAGTCTGTCGGATCGACGGGGGCCGTTTTGATTTTGATTTCTTCTCCCGTCATTGTTGTCAAGAACGGAGGAAATGCCAAAATCAATAGAATCAAGACCGGTATGGAAAAAACGATGAATGGTTGGAATGCTGAATTATTCATGGAGATGGCCTCCTTTTTTTCGTTGATTTTCAAAGAAAAAGCCAAACCCGATAAGCATGATGCCGCCGATGATGAATGTAAGCGATTTTGGCAAAAAGTCAAAGGAATCGAGATAATATCTGAAGATCAATGCACATATAATCACGATGCTGGTCAAACTGCCTTTTAGAATCAGATATAGCAGGAAAACAAAATAAGCTAAAGGGAACCAAATCGAAAACTCAAAGGTAAGGAATAGTGCCGTAATGCCATGTAAGATGTGCCCTTGGATGTGAATGACGTTTCGTAATCCAGGTGTAACCGGGATGAAAGCCAGCAGGATTCCGAGCACAAACAGGATGGAAAGGACGATCGTATTCGAGTTTTCCAAATCAAGCTTCGGCACGAATTCCATTAGAAATAGGGCGATGGTATTGATGGCTAATGCATTAATGAAAAAGGCAGGATACTTAGGGTAATTGAATTTTTTCAATAGGATGTATAAAGCCGGTAAAAACACAATGATGGCTAACGGATAAGATGTTTCATCAAGGAATATACTTCCATTGATATAAATGAACAGCAGGAACGAAGTAAAAAGGAGGATGAAAACATCCTTTAAGTAGTAGCAAATGAATACCGTTCCGATGGCCCACAATAGGAAGGAACTATTGAAATTGATGACAATGTTGAACATTTGTTCAATTAGGAAGATCCCAGCCCCGAATATTAAGATACCGACATAATGCAGGCTTCTTGCTGTTTTGGGATAGCGCAGCTGCCACTTTACACCAGCAACGTTCACTCCAATCAAGCACGCAATGATAAGCAGGAATTTCACGACTTTATCTAGATAGATCCAGTTACTGGCTACGAAGGTCAAAACGCCCAAACCTAACAGCAATGCCCCGATGGACAAGAGAATGGTGACGAAGCTCATATTCCCTTTCACGGCATAGGAATCTAACATCTTCTCTTTTTCTTGCTCGGAGATGATTCCTCCCTCTTCAAGGTAATTGAACTCATTTTTTAAAAAATCGAATTGCTTTTTCGTTATTTCTTTATGACCCAAAATAATTCCCCCTTCCACATTTTACTATTATACAATGTATTCTCTCCCACCCTCGAATAGATGTTGTTATTTTCCTTCTACCCTCAATGAAAGGAATATAACTAATTTTTTTTAGTACCTTGCAATAAACAATACCGTGTGGTAAATTATTTGCATAAGATGTATTGTTTGATGATCAGTACTGTTTATTGAACTATACCTTAAGATTCCTAAATGAGGAGTGATGGGTCCATGAATGTACAATTTAAGAAGGGTGTCCTCGAGCTGTGTGTTCTCGTTTTATTAGATAAGCAGGACCGTTACGGCTATGAGCTCGTACAGAAGATTTCAGATCAGATCGAGATATCGGAAGGGTCCGTATATCCGCTTTTAAGACGGTTGACGAAGGAAGAATATTTCACGACTTATTTGCAAGAATCGACGGAAGGCCCTCCGCGTAAGTATTATAAGCTTACGGACAAAGGCCGGGATTACCTTCAAGAGTTGCTGACGGAATGGAATGAATTTTCCAATGGAGTCAATCAATTAATCAAGGAAGGTGTGAGCCAATGAATAAAGAACAGTTTTTAAAACAGTTGAATGACTCTTTAACAAGGCTTTCATTAGAGGAGCGGCAGGATATCCTGCAGGACTACGAAGAATATTTCACAATAGGGATGGAGCAAGGAAAGACAGATCAGGAAATTTCCGCATCGCTCGGGAATCCTAAACAGATTGCCAAGGAACTGCTGGCCACCTATCATCTTGGCCAAGTCGAACAAACCACTTCTGCCGGTAATGTCATGAGGGCGGTTTGGGCCGTCATTGGCTTGGGCTTTTTCAATCTCGTCATCGTATTGGGTCCTTTCATAGCACTGGTTGGAGTCGTCCTTGCAGGCTGGGCATCGGCGATAGCATTCATTCTTGCTCCGGCCGCCGCATTGCTTAACCTTATAGTGAGCAGCTTTCAATTATTTGATTTGTTCTTCTCATTGGCATTATGCGGGCTTGGGATTTTCATGGCCATGGGGATGTTTGTCGCTACGAGAGCCCTGACGAAGGGGTTCATTCGTTATTTGAAATTTAACGCATCCCTTGTGAAAGGTGGTTTGAAAAAATGATCAATGTTAAAAAGTTATCGGTCATAGCTCTTGTTTTGTTTTTGATTGGAGCAATAGGGAGTGCGTTTACGTTTTCCCAAGTGACGAATCAGAGTGCGACGACAGAGGTAAAGACGATTTCGGATGTCGTGACGAACATAAACATCTCTGCTGACAATGCCACCGTCGAGATCATCCGGACGAAGGGTCAGGAAACCAAGGTAGAGCTGGTTTCAAAAGGGGTGGAGAACTCCAAACTGGATTTCACTGCAGATGTGGATGGTAAGAAGCTAACCGTGAAATTGAAAAATCAGCTTACCTTTAGCTTTGGTTTCCATATTCAATCTCTACATCTAAAGGTTTATGTGCCCGAGAGAGCGTATAAATCCTTAGCAATCAAATCCGACAATGGTAAAGTGAAAATATCGGATATGAAAAGTGAATATGTGAAAGTGAAATCGGAAAATGGCCGAATCGAATTAAATGAGATACTTGCGAAAAAAGTTGAAGTGAATTCTTCGAATGGAGCGGTGGAGCTCGATCATGTTGAAGGTGAACTGGTTGGATCCTCGAATAATGGCAAAATCATGCTGATTACAAAAGACTTGGATAGGAAGATCGATCTCGAAAGCGATAACGGTAAAATCATGATTCAAACGGAAAATGAACCGACAAATACGACTTTCGATGTCTCGGTCGACAATGGTAAAATCGATATTCTTGGCAAGTATGAGGGCAGTACTGTCATTGGCAAGGGTGAAAACCTGGTGAAATTGGAAACGAATAATGGGAAAATCGAAATAACGAAATAGCAATCAATGAAAAAGCCGGCCAAAAGAAGTCGGCTTTTTCCCTATGGGGCCTGTTTATATTTCCAGATTTTGAATTATGGTAATACAGGTTTAAGGATGAACCAAATACGGAAGCCACTATTTGCTGAAACAAGGTGCCGGGGATGACGGGAACTGCATCGGCGACCGGAAAATAGGCAACAGCAAGGGCGGCACCTGCGGAGAATTCGATTCCAGCTGGGGAACAATCCTTTCTCATCTGTAAATCAACTAAGAGAGAAACAGGGAAATTCAGATCATGACAGAGATGCTCGCCGTTTTTCCGCTTGTCAATCTACCATGGAAGGGAGAATGTACTAGAGGAGGGTAAGGGGGCAATGGCTGATACAATCCGATCTTCCCCTACTTTAATTTTTTCATAATATGATAGATCGTGACTTGCATTCCTGTGATACCCACAATCAATAGGGCTATTATGATGAACGGTCCTGAATCCTCATCTAAGCCGAATAGTAAGAGAAGGAATAAACCTGCACTTACGCCTAAACCCAGGATCATGTTCAATAGGAGCTTCATAGGCACTCTCCCCTAAAGGTTTTTTGCTTACATTATAAAATAGTTTTAAGGCCATTGCATAATCATCCGTTAATTTCCTCCACTTGACGGGGCAAATCGATGCTTATTGTCATATTGGGGTTTTCTTTATATATATTTAGGTACACGAAATAAATCGTTGGCTTCTTGCAACCATTTTTAGTAAACTGGCAAAGACAATTATACTTAGAAGGTGAAGGGATGAAGGAAACTTTAGTCGATGAACGGGTACGGGGTGCTGACAAGATCTGGACACGGGACTTTATCATGATCTGTTTAGCAAACCTTTGCATTTTCATGGGGTTTCAAATGACGATGCCTACGCTGCCGCTGTTTGTTGAGCAGCTTGGCGGGGATGATCGCCTTGTAGGGGCTGTGCTTGGCATTTTTACTTTTTCCGCCCTGCTAGTTCGGCCAATCGCAGGAAGGTTATTGGAAACGAAGGGAAGGCGCATCGTTTTTCTTGTTGGTTTAGCCATTTTTGCTTTGTCGGTGGGTTCCTTCGGCTTCATGGGGAGCATAGGTTTATTATTCATGATGCGGATTATACAGGGTGTAGGGTGGGGATTTTCTTCAACGGCCTCAGGGACGATCGCTTCTGATATAATCCCTGCGAAACGACGCGGTGAAGCGATGGGTTATTACGGTTTATCGGGAAACTTAGCATTGGCCTTCGGTCCATCCTTGGGGCTTTTCCTCGCCGCGGTTTTACCATTTCAAGAGTTGTTCCTGATCTGTTCAGTACTCGGTTTACTTGCCATCGTTACAGCGTCACTTATTCGATATCAAAAAGTGGAAAGAGATCCATCAACGGCAGCGGTGGCCAAAAGGTTCGATGTTTATGAAAAAAGTGCCATCCATCCATCGTTGCTCATTTTTTTCATATCCGTCACTTTTGGTGGAATTGCCACCTTCCTCCCGCTTTATACAGCGGAAAAAGGCGTAGATGGAATCCAGTGGTACTTTTTGGTGTATGCAACGGCCCTGATGGTAACAAGATTATTCTCGGGCCGTTTATATGACAGAAGGGGACATCGAGCCATCTTCATACCTTCGACAGTGCTCATCATGGCTGGGATGCTGCTGTTGGCATGGATGCCTGGTGAAGCGGTCCTTTACCTAGCGGCAGTGCTTTATGGATTTGGGTTCGGTTCGGTTCAGCCGGCGCTTCAGGCATGGTCGATTGAAAAAACGCCACCTAACCGGAAGGCGATGGCAAATGCCACGTACTTTTCCTTTTTTGACCTTGGAGTGGGCATGGGCGCCATCTTGTTCGGGCAAATAGGCTATCTTTTTGGATATAGGAGTATCTATATTACAGCAGCATTTTCGATTTTCATTTCCATGATCGTTTATTTATTGATTATCAAAAGTGAGAATAAGCTGAGCTCCCTGTAAGAACTGGGGGCTCTTGGTTCGCCCCTTGATAAGCGAGTGCTTTTAGTGGAAAGGAGCGGCCAAGTCGCCACCTTTCAAAAAAGGATGACTTCTAGTGGAGTCATCCTTTTTTTTTATCTGTTCGTTTTAACCGGCATCATCCTGAATATTTAAAAAATGGAAAAAGTTTGTTATTATCGTAAGGAGCATATACATAGGATGATTAAAGGTCTTAGTGAAGGAGGGGGAATCTTGGAATGAATGATTCTTCTAGCGAAGAGATGACATTGGAAAAAAGGAAGCGCATTTTCCAGGAAGAGCTGGATGCTTTGTGGGAAAGGCGGCTCATTCCTAAATCAGAATATATCCGGATTGGCAGGGCTTACGACAGATATTACCAGCTGGCACTTTATAAACAAAAACAGTTCAAGCAGGAGCGTGAACAATCGCTGGAAGGAACAGAAAAGATATTGGATGCTGATCCGATCGAGGAAGTTCAGGAAAGCCTGCCGGAAGAAAAGGCTTCATCGGAATTAAATGAAGCCGTTGCATCGTCCGAATCATTATTGCACGAAGAGAAGCACGAGGCGGTGCAAATGAGTTCCGCTTCCGAAGATGGCCTGAAACGGGAGAATACTCCAGACATAAAGCTGGAAAGCGAGTTTGTTAAACCGATAAAACCGAAAAAAACTAGTGAACAAATCAGGGAGCGGAATATTTCGATCGTCCTGCTCACAGGGGTGATATTGCTTCTTTTAGGCGGAATGATATTGGCAACTTCGTCATGGGGAGATTTAAATGCGCTCCTGAAAGTTTTCTTCATCGGAATGGTAGCCGTCATTTTTGCGGGAATGGCCTTCATTGCTTCAAAGCTGAAAATTGAACAGACGGCTTTTGCATTCCTGACGCTGGCGAGTCTATTCATTCCGATTACCATTTTATCAGCTTCATATTATCGAATCTTTGGAGAGTACCTTTCCCTTCATGGCGGGGGAGCTGGATTGCTCGGGTTTCTTGGCGGGTTACTCTGTTTGGCGGTATATGTTAAGATTGCGGATTATTTTAAATCGAAAATATTCATTTTCATTTCCCTATTTACCTTTGGGATTACCTGCTACTTCGGTGTAGCTTTTGTAACGCCCACCCTTGACTGGATGTTTTTGGCGATTGGCATTTTTAATTTCATTCTATTATTGAATGTCGGAAGATTAAATGATGAAGAATATTTAACGTTATTCAAACCCTATATATTTCAATTCATTCAGTTTAAGGTCATTGTGGAAGCATTCGTGATTTTGACGTTATTCGCAAGCAGCCTTACATATTCGTTAGCGTTGATTGTCTTTTCCGCAACGTTTTTCTTACTTGCCATCCAATTTCAAAAGAAATATCATGAAATGGCTTTTAGCGCTTTATTCACATACGGATATATCCACTTTATTTTTAACTCATTTTTAAGTGAATACAAGTTGATTGCACTGGCACTTGTACCACTCATTTTTACCGTTTTGGCGAAATATCTGGATAAAGGGGAGCTGACAAAGCTTTCAAGAACCTTCATGTTCACCAGCCTGATTGAAAGTGCAATAGTTTTCTTGTATCTAAACGCGATGGCCTACCAGGAAAATTATGCGCAACTGTTCATCGCGCTCATGATCGTTGCAGCACAGCTTGCCTATGTATCCCTTCGATCGAGGGAGTCACGCTTCACCTATCCTACTGTCGTGGTATTCAATTTTGCTTGTGTATATCTTTTCTATGCCTTACCTATCTCTTTTTCTACCGTTTTAAATCTGGTTTTTGCCCTTCAGGTCATGCTATATCTCGGACTTTATTTATATAATCATCATCCAAGATACAGTCTGTTCAAAGGGAGCATCGTGCATATCACTTCCATGATCATGCTAGTGGCACTTACGATTAAATTCAGCGAAATGGATTGGCTTGCCGTCAGCCTATTCTTGGCCGCGATAGCTGGACTTTTTTTCATCACATATATAAAAGACGATACCAAGCATATGAAGGAAAATGCCATTTACGGATTTCCAAGCACACTCATTCTGGCTTTCGTTTCTTCCTATCCATATTTGCTGGAAAGTGGCGCTTGGGTCCGGACAAATATCCCGGTGAGCCTCTATTTAATGACGGTCTCACTTATTTGCATCGCTTGCGCTTACGCGTTCAAAAAGAGATTCCGTGAATTCTTCCCTGTTTTTTACTATAGCGGCCAGTTTCTTTCCTTCCTTGCCTTTCTGTGGATTCCTTTCGATGCGCTGCAGCCATTGGAGGTAAGCGGAGTGATTGCCCTGGCTGTTGCAATAAATAGTTGGTCGGTCCGAATACATCGGCAACATATATTCTGGGTGCCTGTCGTGCTTACAAGTGCTGGCTTATATGCATCACTTTACGATGTGTTTGATTTTAATTCTGTGGCGATGAAGGTTGCATTCGTATTGTTCGGCCCGTTTATCTTTTTGCTGATAGGGGAGGTGTTAGGGAAATATTCGAAAAATGGGAGACTGTACTTCGTATACGTGAGCCATCTGGTCAACTTAGTTGCGATTCCCGTTGGCTATTTTCTCATCACCCAAACGGAAAGCATGCCGATCCTCTTTGTTACTCAGCTATTGGTGTATCTTTTGAGTGCTTTGCTCGCACAAGGGAAGTTGGAAAAATACGTGTATACGTATCTAGGTTTTTCCGTCCTTTTCCTACAGGTTCATTTATTTTTGAAGAATGTGGAGCAATTAGTGTTCATCGCATCAATATCCATGATGATAACCGTTGCGGTCATAACGATTCTGTGGGCTGCATCCAATGAAGGCTGGAAAAAAATCATCGGGTATTACCTTATTCCGTTCGTTCTTTTGACAATGGGCCTATCCGTTTTGGAAACCGCACTCCGCGATTTTCCGCCTGCCTGGGAAGCGGGCTGGGTTGGTCTGCTGACTGTACAATTCTTGCTTGGCTGGTATCTGCTCATGAAAGGGAATTGGCACAATTATGTTGTGATTCCTCTAAGCCTGGCCTTTATCTTCTATAATATGTATGTACACACATTGTCCCTTGTTATGGCGCTCATCTTCCTGCTGGTATGTACGGCTGTGATGGTGCTTGCCAGCATCCGCCATTTCAAAGGCTTGGTCGAACAAGATGGAGAGAGTGGCTGGATTGATTATTATCGGATCTATGGCTTGTTATATCTATGTGCCATGAATCTTGAAGTTTTCAGGAGAGTACAAGGGTTTGAGGAATTGGGGATCTTTGTTTCCCTCCTTCTGCCAGGCTATGTCATCCTGATGGGACGGTTCACAAGGGATAAAAGAGAAAGGTTCATCCATTTTTGGCTGACGGGCATTCTTGGTTTGTATCCATATTGGTCCATCATCCAATATGCGGGTTCGTTACAGCCCTTTGTTGGGATAACCGTCCTTTTTGCTTGTACGGCTTTCATGGTGATACTTAGCCGGAAGTATTTCAAGAGCTTGCTGAATAAAGACGGAGCAGGATTTCAATTGGATTTTTATCGGATCTATGGCCTGTTATTCCTCCTTGCCATGAATGTGGATGTTTTGACGGGGGAACGGGAACGGTTCATTTTGGAAATCATGGCAGCCATTCTAATTCCGATTTATTTCATCCTGATAAGAAGCATGACGACTGGAATCATGGAAAGGAACGTTCTTTTGGCTGCAGCGATATTGTCCAGCCTTTATCCGTATTGGGTCATCATCAACCAATTCACGATACCTGCCGTCCTTGAAGAAGAGGCAGATATTTTGCCGCTCTTCATCATCAGTACCATCCTGCTGAGGAAAATTTTCGTTAAAGGCAAAACCACACAATATATCGAGAGTGCGATTGTCTTACTCTTATTTTTAGACTTGATTCTGGATGCGATGGCGAGCAACACCTTATATGATGCGCTCATTATCGGAACGGTATCATTGGCAGCGATGCTGATTGGCTTCATGATGAAATACAAATCGTATTTCATTGCCGGAACGGGCACCATTT
Coding sequences within:
- a CDS encoding phage holin, whose amino-acid sequence is MINWKVRLKNPTFIFTVLLPGLLLLVQMVAAFINNFIHPIGFTISDDALSGALGIINFIAITFFGVGGVIDHTTKGLSDSENARSYDEPK
- a CDS encoding DUF4097 family beta strand repeat-containing protein is translated as MINVKKLSVIALVLFLIGAIGSAFTFSQVTNQSATTEVKTISDVVTNINISADNATVEIIRTKGQETKVELVSKGVENSKLDFTADVDGKKLTVKLKNQLTFSFGFHIQSLHLKVYVPERAYKSLAIKSDNGKVKISDMKSEYVKVKSENGRIELNEILAKKVEVNSSNGAVELDHVEGELVGSSNNGKIMLITKDLDRKIDLESDNGKIMIQTENEPTNTTFDVSVDNGKIDILGKYEGSTVIGKGENLVKLETNNGKIEITK
- a CDS encoding MFS transporter, with the protein product MKETLVDERVRGADKIWTRDFIMICLANLCIFMGFQMTMPTLPLFVEQLGGDDRLVGAVLGIFTFSALLVRPIAGRLLETKGRRIVFLVGLAIFALSVGSFGFMGSIGLLFMMRIIQGVGWGFSSTASGTIASDIIPAKRRGEAMGYYGLSGNLALAFGPSLGLFLAAVLPFQELFLICSVLGLLAIVTASLIRYQKVERDPSTAAVAKRFDVYEKSAIHPSLLIFFISVTFGGIATFLPLYTAEKGVDGIQWYFLVYATALMVTRLFSGRLYDRRGHRAIFIPSTVLIMAGMLLLAWMPGEAVLYLAAVLYGFGFGSVQPALQAWSIEKTPPNRKAMANATYFSFFDLGVGMGAILFGQIGYLFGYRSIYITAAFSIFISMIVYLLIIKSENKLSSL
- a CDS encoding DUF2157 domain-containing protein, whose amino-acid sequence is MGHKEITKKQFDFLKNEFNYLEEGGIISEQEKEKMLDSYAVKGNMSFVTILLSIGALLLGLGVLTFVASNWIYLDKVVKFLLIIACLIGVNVAGVKWQLRYPKTARSLHYVGILIFGAGIFLIEQMFNIVINFNSSFLLWAIGTVFICYYLKDVFILLFTSFLLFIYINGSIFLDETSYPLAIIVFLPALYILLKKFNYPKYPAFFINALAINTIALFLMEFVPKLDLENSNTIVLSILFVLGILLAFIPVTPGLRNVIHIQGHILHGITALFLTFEFSIWFPLAYFVFLLYLILKGSLTSIVIICALIFRYYLDSFDFLPKSLTFIIGGIMLIGFGFFFENQRKKGGHLHE
- a CDS encoding DUF1700 domain-containing protein gives rise to the protein MNKEQFLKQLNDSLTRLSLEERQDILQDYEEYFTIGMEQGKTDQEISASLGNPKQIAKELLATYHLGQVEQTTSAGNVMRAVWAVIGLGFFNLVIVLGPFIALVGVVLAGWASAIAFILAPAAALLNLIVSSFQLFDLFFSLALCGLGIFMAMGMFVATRALTKGFIRYLKFNASLVKGGLKK
- a CDS encoding GDYXXLXY domain-containing protein codes for the protein MNNSAFQPFIVFSIPVLILLILAFPPFLTTMTGEEIKIKTAPVDPTDLFRGSYVALEYDIETVQPSQLADSIKSEFKARNMGDYKKVYVRLKQDGSGLYEVDSVTKKKPSKGMYLKGELQIPYELKKATSIQIKYGLDNYFASEEKAKQMESRALTSPSMAVIKVRNGNVVLTDIIIE
- a CDS encoding C40 family peptidase; translated protein: MSYRLPVSKWLGAIVLLVALLGAFVLSPANASASINYGDEVAALAKKHVGSSYKYGGTTPKGFDASGLTQYVYKNAATELKIPRTSVDQYKTGKVIQQKDLKTGDLVFYATGKKGQVSFVGIYYGNGTFIGATSKGVKEVKMIDKYWKEKYIGAKRVIK
- a CDS encoding LL-diaminopimelate aminotransferase — translated: MVSMLPSEKVRKFKTGIFTELSGRKQEAMKRGVDVIDLSVGSPDLPPPDFVMDTLVKYAQDINSYGYTLTGTPEFQEAVRYFYQARYGVELDEEKEVLQLMGSQDGLAHLAMAMINPGDYVLVPDPGYPIYEASVKLAGGIIHPMPLTAENEFLPQLNEISEEIVKKAKMMIISYPGNPVTALADESFFAEVIAFAKKNDILVVHDFAYSELIFDDHPQISFMSIPGAREVGIEFNSLSKTFNMAGCRIGYVVGNSDALNILGTLKSHIDYGVFYPIQKAAAKALTSNFSLLSDQAREYERRRDALIAGLAKAGWHVPKTSATMFIWARIPAGWKSRDFAYALIEKAGVTVVPGDAFGKQGEGYVRMALVQPPERLKEAAERIGLFLEKNRL
- a CDS encoding PadR family transcriptional regulator; this encodes MNVQFKKGVLELCVLVLLDKQDRYGYELVQKISDQIEISEGSVYPLLRRLTKEEYFTTYLQESTEGPPRKYYKLTDKGRDYLQELLTEWNEFSNGVNQLIKEGVSQ